One part of the Arabidopsis thaliana chromosome 4, partial sequence genome encodes these proteins:
- a CDS encoding Leucine-rich repeat (LRR) family protein (Leucine-rich repeat (LRR) family protein; BEST Arabidopsis thaliana protein match is: Disease resistance protein (TIR-NBS-LRR class) family (TAIR:AT4G16940.1); Has 2574 Blast hits to 2178 proteins in 46 species: Archae - 0; Bacteria - 11; Metazoa - 1; Fungi - 0; Plants - 2558; Viruses - 0; Other Eukaryotes - 4 (source: NCBI BLink).) has translation MEDSDLEKLWNGTQLLGSLKKMILRNSKYLKEIPDLSLATNLERLDLCKCEVLESFPTPLNSESLEYLNLLRCPKLRNFPEIIMHSFRGEIDIEVADCLWNKNLPGLGYLDCLRRCNPSKFRPEHLKDLTVRCNNKLEKLWEGVQVIHTYIIY, from the exons ATGGAGGATAGTGACCTTGAGAAGCTGTGGAATGGAACTCAG TTACTTGGAAGCCTAAAGAAGATGATTCTGCGTAATTccaaatatttgaaagaaattccAGATCTTTCTTTAGCCACAAACCTCGAGAGACTAGATCTTTGTAAATGCGAAGTGCTAGAAAGTTTTCCAACTCCTCTCAACTCGGAATCTCTTGAGTACCTCAATCTCCTACGATGCCCCAAGTTGAGAAATTTCCCTGAGATTATTATGCACAGTTTCAGAGGAGAAATTGACATCGAGGTAGCAGATTGTTTATGGAACAAGAATCTCCCTGGACTCGGTTATCTTGATTGCCTTAGGAGATGTAATCCAAGTAAATTTCGCCCAGAACATCTCAAAGACCTCACAGTGAGATGTAACAACAAGCTTGAGAAGCTATGGGAAGGCGTCCAGGTAATTCATacgtatattatatattga